A portion of the Wolbachia endosymbiont of Oedothorax gibbosus genome contains these proteins:
- a CDS encoding PleD family two-component system response regulator — MTAKILVVDDVLSNIKLLEARLKAEYYTVIVAHDGEEAMDLVAKQQPDIILLDIMMPKMNGFQVCKELKNDPLTTHIPIIMVTALHDTHDRVQGINAGADDFLTKPIDETALSARIKSLTRLKMIIDELRLRGETNAEIGGVAGSSIMDYSNQIFDANILVVDEDVFQAEQIYNVLKQRFRSIKILSDPIEALKVGIKDNYDLIISDMQFSKTDGLRLCSGFRSKVETRYTPILILSEDYDKNNLVKALDVGANDYLTVPLDEGELIARVNSQVKRKRYQDALRMNLFNNAEMSIKDPLTNCYNRRYFDAHLRNIVKDSVEKDRRLSLMILDIDYFKMVNDSFGHSVGDELLKQIQKRISENIRVTDLLARFGGEEFVVVMPDTDTSDAYTIAERIRKIIAKKPFIPADKNTTHDVTVSIGIAEMQESDLDNIKEFIVRADKYLYKAKNSGRNRVIAS; from the coding sequence ATGACAGCGAAGATTCTAGTAGTAGATGATGTACTATCTAATATCAAGCTTTTAGAAGCTCGACTAAAAGCAGAGTACTATACGGTTATCGTAGCCCATGATGGCGAGGAAGCCATGGATTTAGTAGCAAAACAGCAGCCTGATATTATATTACTTGATATCATGATGCCAAAGATGAATGGCTTTCAAGTTTGTAAGGAGCTAAAGAATGATCCCTTAACAACCCATATTCCAATAATCATGGTGACTGCGCTGCATGACACTCACGATAGAGTGCAAGGCATTAATGCTGGCGCAGATGACTTTCTGACTAAACCAATAGATGAAACTGCTTTATCTGCGAGAATTAAGTCTCTCACACGCTTAAAGATGATTATCGATGAATTGCGTTTAAGAGGAGAAACTAATGCTGAGATTGGTGGAGTAGCAGGAAGTAGTATTATGGATTATTCTAATCAGATCTTTGATGCTAACATACTTGTTGTAGATGAAGATGTCTTTCAGGCAGAGCAAATATATAATGTACTAAAGCAACGCTTTAGGTCAATTAAAATACTGAGTGATCCAATAGAGGCATTAAAGGTTGGTATTAAGGATAATTACGACTTGATCATTTCTGATATGCAGTTTTCAAAAACTGACGGCTTGCGTTTATGTTCTGGGTTTCGTAGTAAGGTGGAAACACGTTATACACCAATTCTAATTCTTTCTGAGGATTATGATAAAAACAATTTAGTAAAAGCACTTGATGTAGGTGCTAATGATTATTTAACAGTACCTTTGGATGAGGGTGAGTTAATAGCAAGGGTTAATTCGCAAGTAAAACGCAAAAGATATCAAGATGCCTTGAGAATGAATTTATTTAATAATGCGGAAATGTCTATAAAGGACCCATTAACTAACTGTTATAATAGAAGATATTTTGATGCACACTTAAGAAACATTGTTAAGGACTCTGTGGAAAAGGATAGAAGGTTGTCTCTTATGATACTTGATATAGACTATTTTAAGATGGTGAATGACAGTTTTGGGCATAGTGTTGGAGATGAACTTTTAAAGCAAATACAGAAAAGAATTTCTGAAAATATCAGAGTGACAGATTTACTAGCTAGATTTGGTGGTGAGGAATTTGTTGTTGTAATGCCAGATACCGATACATCAGATGCGTATACTATTGCGGAGAGAATACGAAAAATTATTGCTAAAAAACCTTTTATACCTGCGGATAAAAATACAACCCACGATGTAACTGTGAGCATTGGAATTGCAGAAATGCAAGAATCTGACCTTGACAATATTAAAGAATTTATAGTACGTGCCGACAAATATTTATATAAAGCAAAAAACAGTGGTAGGAATAGAGTGATTGCTAGCTAA
- a CDS encoding IS630 family transposase (programmed frameshift), with the protein MAGKSKAIGEELYNQCKLELKKYGIRGEIGRRLQAIISAKEYGISKVAKIYRITRTTLMKWIARFKEKGVIGFAIQPGRGPKPKLNEEKKEKIREVIEEDGANLTAKKLQGIVEGMLAIKVSESTARRLMKKLGFTYITPRPAHYKQDKNKQEEFKKNLNEIVEKNRKKEVFFDESRFGTHSKVGHGWFKKGSRTQVKVKIGRENFYLYSAVNPRNGEDISLLAPHVNTDCMNIFLEQMSKDLGTREAFLIMDCASWHRSKGLKTPENITIIYLPPYSPELNPVERFWQHLKENIIKNKMYDSIKLLENAVSEFIRDITESSIKTICSVNYLSSYL; encoded by the exons ATGGCAGGAAAAAGTAAAGCAATAGGAGAAGAACTATATAATCAATGCAAGTTAGAATTAAAAAAATATGGAATAAGAGGAGAGATAGGAAGAAGGTTACAAGCAATAATATCAGCAAAGGAGTATGGTATCTCAAAAGTTGCTAAAATATATAGAATTACGAGAACGACATTAATGAAATGGATTGCAAGATTTAAAGAAAAAGGTGTTATTGGGTTTGCAATACAGCCAGGGCGAGGACCTAAACCAAAACTGAACGAGGAGAAGAAGGAAAAAATAAGAGAGGTAATAGAAGAAGATGGGGCAAATCTGACTGCTAAAAAATTGCAAGGTATAGTTGAAGGAATGTTAGCTATCAAAGTAAGTGAGTCAACGGCGAGAAGGCTTATGAAGAAGCTAGGATTTACATATATCACACCTCGTCCAGCACATTATAAACAAGACAAAAACAAACAAGAGGAGTTCAAAAAAAATCTCAATGAAATTGTGGAAAAGAACCGGAAAAAGGAGGTT TTTTTCGATGAATCGAGATTTGGAACGCACTCAAAAGTTGGACATGGATGGTTTAAAAAGGGCTCAAGAACACAAGTTAAAGTAAAAATCGGAAGAGAAAACTTCTATCTTTACAGCGCTGTAAATCCCAGGAATGGAGAGGATATTAGCCTACTTGCTCCACATGTAAACACAGATTGCATGAACATATTTTTGGAGCAGATGTCGAAAGATTTGGGGACTAGAGAAGCTTTTCTTATCATGGATTGCGCAAGTTGGCATAGGTCTAAAGGTTTAAAAACTCCTGAAAATATCACCATAATTTATTTGCCGCCGTACTCGCCTGAGCTCAATCCTGTGGAAAGATTTTGGCAACATTTAAAGGAAAATATAATAAAGAACAAGATGTATGACTCTATTAAATTACTTGAAAATGCTGTATCTGAATTTATTCGAGATATTACGGAAAGTTCGATCAAAACCATTTGCTCTGTGAATTATTTGTCTAGTTATTTATGA
- a CDS encoding IS5 family transposase gives MRFFVTAGQRSDYVKALDLIEGKKMAALIADKGYDANYMIEAAQAVNAEPVIPARSNRKIPREYDKELYKERNLIERMFNKIKHFRRVATRYDKLAITFISFVHIAGIYLWLK, from the coding sequence TTGAGATTTTTTGTTACTGCTGGGCAAAGGTCAGATTATGTAAAAGCTTTAGATCTGATAGAAGGCAAGAAAATGGCAGCACTTATTGCCGATAAAGGATATGATGCAAACTATATGATTGAGGCAGCGCAAGCTGTAAATGCTGAACCAGTTATTCCAGCGCGTTCCAATAGAAAAATACCGAGAGAATATGATAAAGAACTATACAAGGAAAGAAATTTAATCGAAAGAATGTTCAACAAAATCAAGCATTTTCGCAGAGTTGCCACTCGTTATGATAAACTAGCCATAACCTTCATATCTTTTGTTCACATTGCTGGCATTTACCTTTGGTTAAAATAA